The following are from one region of the Candidatus Dependentiae bacterium genome:
- a CDS encoding IS982 family transposase, translated as MLVNIFCEIDDFCKLIEEKSIGSTKKVGRKPKLSASEVLTIAIFFHCSRFKDFKTYYETMIKGFLRNAFNDVVSYNRFIELRQKYAMHLILFSQKRALGRCNGISIIDSSKLEVCHSRREYSHKTFKGIAAKGKTSTGWFYGFKLHLVINSKGEILSFFITPGNVADNNKDVLDKLTDNKVYGKLVGDKGYIGGFKRLYSKGIQLIHRIRKNMKNKLMDLFDKLLLRKRGVIESVIGILKAQYNLENVNFRSPMSLVVHVCATISAYSFRENKPAIFKERFIEISA; from the coding sequence ATGTTAGTAAATATTTTCTGTGAAATTGATGATTTTTGCAAGCTTATTGAAGAAAAATCTATTGGATCAACTAAAAAAGTTGGCCGAAAGCCAAAACTAAGTGCAAGCGAAGTGTTAACAATAGCGATCTTTTTTCATTGTTCACGGTTTAAAGACTTCAAAACTTACTATGAGACGATGATTAAAGGTTTTTTACGCAACGCTTTTAATGACGTTGTAAGTTATAATCGGTTTATTGAATTGCGACAAAAATATGCTATGCATTTAATTCTCTTTTCACAAAAAAGAGCTTTAGGAAGATGTAATGGTATATCCATTATTGATAGCAGCAAACTTGAAGTTTGCCATTCCAGACGAGAGTATTCACACAAAACATTCAAGGGAATTGCAGCAAAAGGTAAAACGAGCACTGGGTGGTTCTATGGCTTCAAGCTTCATTTGGTAATTAACAGCAAAGGTGAAATCTTGTCATTTTTTATTACGCCTGGAAATGTGGCTGACAACAATAAGGACGTTTTGGACAAACTTACAGACAATAAAGTGTACGGCAAATTGGTAGGCGACAAGGGCTATATCGGCGGATTCAAAAGACTTTATAGCAAAGGAATACAATTAATACATCGAATTCGTAAAAACATGAAAAATAAATTGATGGATCTATTTGATAAACTTCTTTTAAGAAAGCGAGGGGTGATTGAATCTGTAATCGGTATTTTAAAGGCCCAATATAACTTAGAAAATGTTAACTTCAGAAGTCCAATGTCTCTTGTTGTACATGTATGTGCAACTATTTCAGCTTATTCTTTTAGAGAAAATAAACCGGCAATCTTCAAGGAAAGATTTATTGAAATAAGCGCTTAA
- a CDS encoding ankyrin repeat domain-containing protein gives MRYKKLMLILTILTSSTYTMDFIKKWGLQTPPASVQTAQETIKLATPEINEVLKEHTFESPSQSFLEQCIDSLNIKICVLTTAIIGLSATIYYLYQKLRKTENELNQTNETLNTTAHTLKNEIDKKYQEHRALLETQSKLVEAQSKLVKVQDKLEDAELNMLQINGDLFGMKNKVEQLESILNETTNIAFDVLDECVKSDQEVTDESLLNKCTSTLQKLHDTYPLTHTWLHNAAHDGQLKKMQTLLHLGWNIDSQDTSKRTPLLGALFNHKFEIAKVLLDAGADPKIPDINNVTPMHAVADSDNVELIPELLKHGANIDARTNSGRTPLAISMYKDQKDTMEKLIQSGASIIPALKMLLIKKDPRWKILSSKLIEQSKAQKAKCPICLEGIANGSQLTLPQCCFSIYCTECFEQLNQHQYDCACCKQGLTFTRIITIQPT, from the coding sequence ATGCGCTATAAAAAATTAATGTTAATTTTGACTATTCTAACATCATCAACATATACGATGGACTTCATCAAAAAATGGGGCCTGCAAACCCCTCCCGCATCTGTTCAAACAGCACAAGAAACAATAAAGTTAGCAACACCTGAAATCAATGAAGTACTTAAAGAACATACCTTTGAATCGCCATCTCAATCATTCCTTGAACAATGCATTGATTCACTTAACATCAAAATATGCGTATTGACAACAGCTATTATCGGATTAAGCGCAACTATTTATTACCTCTATCAAAAATTAAGAAAAACTGAAAACGAACTCAACCAAACAAATGAAACTCTCAATACAACAGCACACACATTAAAAAATGAAATAGACAAAAAATATCAAGAACATAGAGCATTGCTAGAAACTCAATCCAAACTAGTTGAAGCTCAATCGAAATTAGTTAAAGTTCAAGATAAACTCGAAGACGCTGAACTTAATATGTTACAGATTAACGGTGATCTTTTCGGCATGAAAAATAAGGTAGAACAACTTGAAAGCATATTAAATGAAACTACCAATATTGCTTTTGATGTACTAGATGAATGTGTAAAATCTGATCAAGAAGTTACTGATGAATCTTTACTCAATAAATGCACATCCACATTACAAAAACTACATGATACATATCCATTGACCCACACATGGCTACATAATGCTGCACATGATGGCCAACTGAAAAAAATGCAGACATTATTGCATCTAGGCTGGAACATAGATAGTCAAGACACATCAAAACGGACCCCGCTTTTGGGCGCATTATTTAATCATAAATTTGAAATAGCAAAAGTTCTCTTAGATGCAGGCGCAGATCCTAAAATTCCTGATATAAACAATGTAACACCAATGCATGCAGTTGCAGACTCAGATAACGTTGAACTCATACCGGAACTACTCAAACATGGCGCAAATATCGATGCTCGTACGAATTCCGGCCGAACCCCATTAGCAATATCAATGTACAAAGATCAGAAAGATACAATGGAAAAATTAATACAATCAGGAGCAAGTATTATTCCAGCGCTAAAAATGCTTCTTATCAAAAAAGACCCTCGATGGAAGATATTATCAAGTAAATTAATTGAACAATCAAAAGCACAAAAAGCAAAATGCCCTATATGCCTTGAGGGTATCGCCAACGGATCTCAACTAACATTACCTCAATGTTGCTTTTCTATATATTGCACAGAATGTTTTGAACAACTAAACCAGCATCAGTATGATTGTGCTTGTTGCAAGCAGGGTTTAACTTTCACAAGAATAATCACCATACAACCAACATAA
- a CDS encoding ankyrin repeat domain-containing protein, translating into MLQKRNFSLLLSICIALFYQSYIATNNNNFSPLINACYNGNIKIVRRLIANGADVNASSVNGFTPLHCAIINGSIEMLNILIAAGADINAVIKGGLTPLHCASLNGQTDITNILIQSGAKIQTEDNYGYTPLHCASISNYLEVVRILVNEVTNVNIPDKYGLSPLHIAAEKGYSQIVYLLLKAGGDVSLATDEGVLPLHCASLSGDLETFNMLVAAGANINAMTNNGTTALHCASEYGHLDLALVCIKMISNLDIADINGITPLIDASRFGHCDIAQALINAGANIEATTNDGYTPLYSAAYNNQIETLCFLIKHRANVNTADNNGATALNIAASSGHTQIVQILIEAGADLNLASNAGFTPLINAAAEGHLDLVHILIKAGANVNSTTTSGNTALKSAAFYGHSEIIDILISAGSKINS; encoded by the coding sequence ATGTTACAGAAAAGAAATTTCTCTCTATTATTATCAATTTGCATTGCTTTATTTTATCAATCCTATATCGCAACAAACAATAATAACTTTAGCCCTTTAATTAATGCTTGCTATAACGGAAACATAAAAATTGTACGTAGATTAATTGCGAATGGTGCAGATGTCAACGCTTCAAGCGTAAACGGATTTACCCCTCTACATTGTGCAATTATAAATGGAAGTATTGAGATGTTAAATATCTTGATTGCAGCTGGTGCCGACATAAATGCTGTAATTAAAGGAGGACTTACCCCCTTACATTGCGCTTCTTTGAACGGACAAACGGATATAACTAACATTCTAATTCAATCTGGTGCAAAAATACAAACCGAAGATAATTATGGATACACACCTTTACATTGCGCATCGATCTCAAACTATCTCGAAGTTGTCCGTATACTTGTTAATGAAGTCACCAATGTAAACATACCCGATAAATACGGTCTGTCGCCATTACATATTGCCGCTGAAAAAGGATATTCACAAATAGTCTACCTTTTACTAAAAGCTGGTGGAGATGTATCTTTGGCAACAGACGAAGGAGTTCTTCCTCTGCATTGTGCATCTTTAAGCGGCGATTTAGAAACTTTTAACATGTTAGTTGCAGCTGGTGCAAATATAAACGCTATGACAAATAACGGTACTACCGCTTTGCATTGTGCCTCGGAGTATGGTCATTTAGATCTAGCACTTGTTTGTATTAAAATGATTTCCAATTTAGATATAGCAGATATTAATGGAATTACTCCTTTAATAGATGCAAGTCGCTTTGGTCACTGTGATATAGCCCAAGCCTTAATCAATGCAGGCGCAAATATAGAAGCTACAACTAATGACGGTTACACACCTTTATATAGCGCAGCTTACAATAATCAAATCGAAACTCTTTGCTTTCTTATTAAACACAGAGCTAATGTAAACACTGCAGACAACAATGGTGCTACCGCTTTAAATATTGCTGCTTCTAGTGGCCATACTCAAATTGTGCAAATTTTAATTGAAGCAGGTGCAGATTTAAATCTTGCAAGCAATGCCGGATTCACACCATTAATAAATGCTGCTGCTGAAGGACATTTAGATCTCGTACATATTCTTATAAAAGCCGGTGCCAATGTCAACAGCACAACTACAAGTGGAAACACCGCATTGAAAAGTGCAGCTTTCTACGGGCACAGCGAAATTATTGACATCTTAATTTCAGCAGGCTCAAAAATAAATTCATAA
- a CDS encoding prolyl oligopeptidase family serine peptidase: protein MSQLLLTLAIFIISPIQAAVNARTLLARIAPVVSASGRSSMPVLHSTVSSRVKSTLANSGLNLSMQNQRQPLSSHSQQVSSFNQQIPMISSDIGAASAAHQRLAKSGQVTLRQEKPSFLERYQEQMSSISDFFNFKDDKDYVLDELVQAEDYDISPKKEVEYIKTLEEYVPDKYEDLNPLQKKLETSESYQNFLEQLKKTKDVAFKKITYEVDGQPVVGFALLPKKTRANGEKHPLVLSMRGGFNGEGVFHEWAKVDLPWIMRHYAFLAQNGYAVLVSQYRGAEGNTNKDEFGGADVNDVLKLFDVAKEMGNIDLDNVSLNAFSRGTVMLYKTLQALKGKIPIKAAIIKGGISDLPTFLKDDPKYIKPILEQARPDFNENAQQIAEDISLVHGAEVLKDIPTLVMHNENDNVVPIGLSQNLVTKLKEQGSEYAFKFFPGKHHQILEHNDEVQKLTLDWLKKHASE from the coding sequence ATGAGTCAATTATTACTCACTTTAGCTATTTTTATAATTTCTCCTATACAGGCTGCTGTGAATGCGAGAACATTATTAGCTAGAATTGCGCCTGTAGTTAGTGCATCAGGGCGTTCGTCTATGCCTGTGTTACATTCTACAGTGTCATCTCGGGTAAAATCAACTTTGGCAAATTCGGGGCTTAATTTATCTATGCAAAATCAAAGGCAGCCTTTGTCATCGCATTCGCAACAGGTTAGTTCATTTAACCAGCAAATACCTATGATTAGTTCAGATATAGGAGCAGCTTCAGCTGCTCATCAGAGGTTGGCTAAAAGTGGGCAGGTTACTCTTCGTCAAGAAAAACCCAGTTTTTTAGAAAGATATCAAGAGCAAATGTCATCTATTAGTGATTTTTTTAATTTTAAAGATGATAAAGATTATGTTTTGGATGAGCTTGTACAGGCAGAAGATTATGATATTTCTCCTAAAAAAGAAGTAGAATATATTAAGACACTAGAGGAATATGTTCCTGATAAATATGAAGACTTAAACCCTTTGCAAAAAAAATTAGAAACATCTGAATCGTATCAAAATTTTTTAGAACAATTGAAAAAGACAAAAGATGTGGCATTCAAAAAAATTACTTATGAAGTTGATGGCCAGCCAGTTGTTGGATTTGCCTTGTTGCCAAAAAAAACAAGGGCGAATGGAGAAAAGCATCCATTAGTTTTAAGCATGCGGGGTGGATTCAATGGTGAAGGAGTTTTTCATGAATGGGCAAAAGTAGATTTGCCTTGGATTATGAGACACTATGCTTTTCTTGCTCAAAATGGGTATGCAGTATTGGTTTCACAATACCGAGGTGCTGAGGGTAACACTAATAAGGATGAATTCGGTGGTGCTGATGTTAACGATGTATTAAAGCTATTTGATGTTGCAAAAGAGATGGGAAATATTGATCTTGATAATGTTTCATTAAATGCATTTTCGCGTGGTACGGTTATGTTGTATAAAACTTTGCAAGCGTTAAAGGGTAAAATTCCAATAAAAGCAGCCATTATAAAAGGTGGAATTTCTGATCTTCCCACTTTTTTAAAAGATGATCCAAAATATATCAAACCAATTTTAGAACAAGCGCGTCCTGATTTTAATGAAAATGCACAACAAATAGCAGAAGATATTTCGCTGGTTCATGGTGCAGAAGTCCTAAAAGATATTCCGACATTGGTAATGCATAATGAAAATGATAATGTTGTGCCTATAGGCTTATCTCAAAATTTGGTGACAAAGCTTAAAGAGCAAGGTTCTGAATATGCCTTTAAGTTTTTCCCAGGTAAACATCACCAAATTTTAGAGCACAATGACGAAGTTCAAAAGTTAACACTCGATTGGTTGAAAAAGCACGCATCTGAGTAG